The following are from one region of the Stanieria cyanosphaera PCC 7437 genome:
- the clpB gene encoding ATP-dependent chaperone ClpB: protein MQPTNPQKFTEKAWQAIVRTPDIAKENKHQQIESEHLLKALIEEEGLANSIFNKANISVQRVRDKTDEFINRQPKVSNLGESVYLGRSLDTLLDRAENHRKEFGDEYISIEHLLLAYAKDDRLGRKLFQEFGLSENKLREIIQDVRGSQKVTDQNPEGKYQSLEKYGRELTQLARQGKLDPVIGRDEEIRRTIQILSRRTKNNPVLIGEPGVGKTAIVEGLAQRIVNRDVPESLRDRKLIALDMGALIAGAKYRGEFEERLKAVLKEVTESEGNIIMFIDEIHTVVGAGATQGAMDAGNLLKPMLARGELRCIGATTLDEYRKYIEKDAALERRFQSVLVDEPNVIDTISILRGLKERYEVHHGVKISDTSLVAAATLSNRYISDRFLPDKAIDLVDEAAAKLKMEITSKPEELDEIDRKILQLEMERLSLQKEDDILSRERLEKLEKELANLKEEQSELNAQWQSEKEVIDQIRTLKEEIDRVNLEIQQAERDYDLNRAAELRYGKLTDLQRQIREIESKLAERQTTGRNMLREEVTEADIAEIISKWTGIPISKLVESEKEKLLHLEDELHQRVIGQDEAVIAVADAIQRSRAGLADPERPTASFIFLGPTGVGKTELAKALAVTLFDSEEALVRIDMSEYMEKHTVSRLIGAPPGYVGYEEGGQLTEAIRRRPYSVILFDEIEKAHNDVFNIMLQILDDGRLTDSQGRTVDFKNTIIIMTSNIGSQYILDVAGDDNRYEEMRSRVMDAMRNNFRPEFLNRIDEIIIFHGLQKAQLRNIVKIQIKRLEDRLDEQKLSLKMSEAALDFLAELGYDPVYGARPLKRAIQRYLETAIAKSILRGEFKGGDTIFVDVEDERLSLKRVPVEMLA, encoded by the coding sequence ATGCAACCAACCAACCCACAAAAATTTACTGAAAAAGCCTGGCAAGCAATTGTTCGGACTCCCGACATTGCTAAAGAAAATAAACATCAACAAATTGAAAGCGAACATTTACTCAAAGCACTAATCGAAGAGGAAGGATTAGCCAATAGTATCTTCAACAAGGCTAATATTAGTGTTCAACGAGTGCGGGATAAAACCGATGAGTTTATCAATCGCCAACCGAAGGTATCTAATCTAGGAGAGTCGGTTTATCTGGGACGTAGTTTAGATACTCTTTTAGATCGGGCGGAAAATCATCGTAAGGAATTCGGCGATGAATATATTTCCATCGAACATCTACTCTTAGCTTATGCCAAAGACGATCGCTTGGGTAGAAAGTTATTTCAAGAGTTTGGACTGAGCGAAAATAAACTGAGGGAAATTATTCAAGATGTGAGAGGTAGTCAAAAAGTTACCGATCAAAATCCTGAAGGCAAGTATCAATCTCTAGAAAAGTATGGTAGAGAATTAACCCAACTAGCAAGACAAGGTAAACTCGATCCTGTCATTGGTAGGGATGAAGAAATTCGTCGTACCATTCAAATCCTTTCCCGTCGTACTAAAAATAACCCCGTGTTAATTGGTGAACCTGGGGTAGGTAAGACTGCTATTGTAGAGGGATTGGCACAGAGAATTGTCAACCGTGATGTACCTGAGTCATTACGCGATCGCAAATTAATCGCTTTGGATATGGGTGCATTGATTGCAGGGGCAAAATATCGCGGTGAATTTGAAGAAAGACTCAAAGCTGTGCTTAAGGAAGTTACAGAGTCGGAAGGTAATATTATCATGTTTATTGATGAGATTCATACCGTAGTAGGTGCAGGTGCGACTCAAGGGGCGATGGATGCAGGTAATTTACTCAAACCGATGTTAGCTAGGGGTGAATTGCGCTGTATTGGTGCGACTACTTTGGATGAGTATCGCAAGTATATTGAAAAGGATGCTGCCTTAGAAAGACGTTTCCAATCTGTACTAGTAGACGAACCCAATGTAATTGATACTATTTCGATTCTAAGAGGATTGAAAGAACGCTATGAAGTTCACCACGGGGTCAAAATTTCCGACACTTCCTTAGTTGCTGCTGCTACTCTTTCTAATCGTTACATCAGCGATCGCTTTTTACCAGATAAGGCGATTGACTTAGTAGACGAGGCTGCTGCGAAGTTAAAGATGGAAATTACCTCTAAACCAGAGGAATTAGATGAAATAGACCGTAAAATTCTCCAATTAGAAATGGAACGGTTATCTTTACAAAAAGAAGATGACATCCTTTCACGAGAAAGATTGGAAAAATTGGAAAAAGAACTAGCCAATCTTAAAGAAGAGCAATCAGAATTAAACGCGCAATGGCAGTCAGAAAAAGAAGTTATCGACCAAATTCGCACGCTTAAGGAAGAAATTGACCGAGTTAACCTCGAAATTCAACAAGCGGAACGGGATTACGACCTCAATCGCGCTGCGGAATTACGCTATGGGAAACTAACTGACTTACAAAGACAAATTAGAGAAATTGAAAGTAAGCTTGCAGAAAGACAAACTACTGGTCGCAATATGCTCAGAGAAGAAGTAACGGAAGCGGATATTGCTGAAATTATTTCTAAATGGACTGGTATCCCAATTAGTAAGTTAGTCGAATCTGAAAAAGAAAAACTTCTCCATCTCGAAGACGAATTACATCAACGAGTAATTGGACAGGATGAAGCTGTCATTGCGGTAGCGGATGCTATTCAACGTTCTCGCGCTGGTTTAGCCGATCCCGAACGTCCTACTGCTAGCTTTATTTTCCTTGGTCCCACTGGAGTAGGTAAAACGGAACTAGCTAAAGCTTTAGCTGTTACTCTCTTTGATAGTGAAGAAGCTTTGGTACGGATCGATATGTCCGAATATATGGAGAAACACACCGTTTCCCGTCTCATCGGCGCACCTCCTGGATATGTGGGTTATGAAGAAGGTGGACAATTAACCGAAGCAATTCGCCGTCGTCCCTATTCCGTCATTCTCTTTGATGAGATTGAAAAGGCACACAACGATGTCTTCAACATTATGCTACAAATCCTCGATGATGGCAGGCTTACTGATTCTCAGGGTCGTACGGTAGATTTCAAGAATACTATCATCATTATGACCAGTAATATTGGTTCTCAATACATCCTCGATGTAGCTGGCGATGATAACCGTTATGAAGAAATGCGATCGCGCGTGATGGATGCAATGCGGAATAACTTCCGTCCTGAATTCCTCAACCGTATCGATGAGATTATTATCTTCCACGGCTTACAAAAAGCGCAATTACGTAACATCGTCAAGATTCAAATCAAACGTCTCGAAGATCGTTTAGATGAACAAAAACTATCCTTGAAGATGTCCGAAGCAGCCTTAGATTTCTTAGCCGAACTCGGTTACGATCCAGTATACGGTGCTAGACCATTAAAACGGGCAATTCAAAGATACTTAGAAACTGCGATCGCTAAATCGATTTTACGAGGCGAATTTAAAGGCGGAGACACCATCTTTGTGGATGTTGAAGATGAACGTTTAAGCTTGAAACGTGTGCCAGTTGAGATGTTAGCTTAA
- the sppA gene encoding signal peptide peptidase SppA, with protein sequence MGQFLKQTFASLIGSLAGLLLFSGLGISGLVWLLITATLPEKELPIQAKSILVFDLATEIRDSQLPTNLQQAIAGERQNTMTLRQVLESLEQATKDSQIVGLFLDGSKEGIGDSGYATLAEVRTALEKFRNHGKKIIAYDVSWSEKEYYLASVADEVILNPMGIIELNGLSSQQIFFKEALEKYGIGIQIIRVGDYKGAVEPYTRTNFSSENRQQTQALLSNIWQKFLTNVGESRKITPQQLQTIADKQGLVNPEEAKQSGLIDRVAYYDNVVAQLRKLTGEKGEQELSFRQVSLNSYLAKNIVTTKEDVSQPQIAVIYAEGSIVGGKGSIEQIGSDRFVKDLRQLRENPNVKAIVLRINSPGGSATASEIILREIILTKAKKPIIVSMGNMAASGGYWISTGASQIFAEENTITGSIGVFGLLPNIQKIANNHGITWDTVKTGRFADTDSPIRPKTNQELAIYQKSVNQTYDLFLNKVIEHRHLSREKVQAIAQGKIWSGTEAHKIGLVDRIGGLEDAIACAAETAKLGNNWQLQEYPQQRNIETEILDRLLKVQTSEQLTSLDPITVEFLKFKQDLADFQTLSDPKGIYARLPFNFDFD encoded by the coding sequence ATGGGTCAATTTTTGAAACAAACCTTTGCTAGTCTGATTGGTAGCCTAGCTGGATTACTTCTTTTTTCTGGTTTGGGAATTAGTGGACTAGTTTGGTTACTAATTACGGCTACTTTACCTGAAAAAGAGTTACCAATACAAGCTAAATCAATCTTGGTGTTTGATCTTGCTACAGAGATTAGAGATTCACAACTTCCTACTAATTTGCAACAAGCGATCGCAGGAGAACGTCAAAATACGATGACTCTGCGCCAAGTTCTAGAATCTCTTGAGCAAGCAACCAAAGATTCACAGATTGTTGGTCTTTTTTTAGATGGTAGCAAAGAAGGAATTGGGGATAGTGGTTATGCAACCTTAGCTGAAGTTAGAACTGCTTTAGAGAAGTTTCGTAATCATGGCAAAAAAATTATTGCTTATGATGTTAGCTGGAGTGAGAAAGAATATTATCTTGCTTCGGTGGCGGATGAAGTGATTTTAAACCCGATGGGAATAATTGAACTGAACGGTTTAAGTTCTCAACAAATATTTTTCAAAGAAGCTTTAGAAAAGTATGGCATTGGGATTCAGATTATTCGCGTCGGAGATTATAAAGGGGCGGTTGAACCTTATACTAGAACCAATTTTAGTTCTGAAAATCGCCAACAAACCCAAGCTTTATTATCTAATATTTGGCAAAAATTTCTAACTAATGTTGGGGAGAGTCGCAAGATTACGCCTCAACAGTTACAAACTATTGCTGACAAACAAGGTTTGGTTAATCCAGAAGAAGCAAAACAATCAGGATTAATCGATCGCGTTGCTTACTATGATAATGTTGTTGCACAGCTAAGAAAATTAACGGGTGAAAAAGGCGAACAAGAACTATCTTTTAGACAAGTTAGTTTAAATAGTTATCTTGCCAAAAATATTGTAACTACAAAAGAGGATGTTTCTCAACCTCAAATTGCAGTAATTTATGCTGAAGGTTCAATTGTAGGTGGAAAAGGAAGCATTGAACAAATTGGTAGCGATCGCTTTGTGAAAGATTTACGTCAATTACGGGAAAATCCTAATGTCAAGGCGATTGTGTTACGAATTAATAGCCCTGGTGGTAGTGCTACTGCTTCAGAGATTATTTTACGAGAAATTATCTTGACTAAAGCCAAAAAACCAATCATTGTCTCAATGGGAAACATGGCAGCTTCTGGTGGTTATTGGATCTCTACTGGTGCTAGTCAAATTTTTGCTGAAGAAAACACGATTACTGGTTCGATTGGTGTGTTTGGTTTATTACCCAACATTCAAAAAATTGCTAATAATCATGGTATTACTTGGGATACAGTTAAAACTGGACGTTTTGCTGATACAGATTCCCCTATTCGTCCTAAAACTAATCAGGAATTAGCTATTTATCAAAAATCGGTTAATCAGACTTACGATCTGTTTTTAAATAAAGTAATCGAACACCGTCATCTTTCTCGTGAAAAAGTTCAAGCAATTGCCCAAGGTAAGATTTGGTCAGGTACAGAAGCTCATAAAATTGGGTTAGTAGATCGCATTGGTGGTTTAGAAGACGCGATCGCTTGTGCAGCCGAAACAGCTAAACTAGGAAATAATTGGCAATTACAAGAATATCCTCAACAACGAAATATAGAAACAGAAATTTTGGATAGATTACTAAAAGTCCAAACCTCAGAACAATTAACTTCTCTTGACCCGATTACCGTTGAATTTCTCAAGTTTAAACAAGATTTAGCCGATTTTCAAACTTTGAGCGACCCAAAAGGGATTTATGCGAGATTACCATTTAATTTTGATTTTGATTAA
- a CDS encoding transposase, whose translation MNNIYKNRKSLRLPKYDYSANGAYFITICIKNRECLLGKVHDSQVILNEFGQIITNIWSSLSTRYEQIELDEFVVMPNHIHGIIIINSLETIHELSLQKSSAELSIKERRRMLLPKAIGYFKMNSAKQINQIRQAVRVSLWQSNYYEHIIRDETALNIIRTYIINNPLNWHQDLENPQGKIDRQEIQFWKDVGRKI comes from the coding sequence ATGAACAATATTTATAAAAACCGCAAATCATTAAGATTGCCTAAATATGATTATTCTGCCAATGGTGCTTATTTTATTACTATTTGTATTAAAAATAGAGAATGTTTACTTGGTAAAGTACACGATAGTCAAGTAATTTTGAATGAATTTGGACAAATTATTACTAATATTTGGTCTTCTTTATCAACTAGATATGAACAGATTGAATTAGATGAATTTGTAGTAATGCCCAATCATATACATGGCATTATTATCATCAACTCCCTAGAGACAATTCATGAATTATCTCTACAAAAATCATCGGCAGAATTATCTATCAAAGAACGACGGAGAATGTTATTACCCAAAGCGATCGGTTATTTCAAAATGAATTCTGCTAAACAAATCAATCAAATTCGTCAAGCAGTTCGAGTTTCCTTATGGCAATCTAATTATTATGAGCATATTATTCGAGATGAAACAGCCTTAAATATAATTCGTACATATATTATTAATAATCCTCTAAATTGGCATCAAGACCTAGAAAACCCTCAAGGAAAAATAGATCGTCAAGAAATCCAATTTTGGAAAGATGTAGGAAGAAAAATTTAG